The nucleotide sequence AGCTCAGGCGGTCTGCGCTCGCCTTCTCCAGCGTTACGGCCTTGTCGCCCTGCACATCGGATGGTACTCCGATGTAAACGGTAAGGCGCGCCATCGCGTCCTTTCCGCGCTGCGCCTTGTAGGGCAGCATGCCGCGGATAGTCCTCTTGATGATGGCGTCCGGCCTTTTCGGGTAGTACGGCCCCTTCTCGGTAGTGCCGCGGTCCACGGTCTGCTTGTACTCGGCGAACGTGGATGCCTTCGAGCCGGACAGGATTGCCTTTTCGGCGTTGATGATCGTGACTTCTTCGCCCTCTAAGAGCATTTTGGCGACTATGCTCGACAGCCTGCCGACGATGAGCCCCTGCGCGTTAATTAATACCATGCTTCGTCCTCCTTACCTGATGATGCGGACACCCTTGCCCGCGGGGTTCGTCTTCATGAGCTGTTCGATGGACAGGCACTTGCCGTT is from Methanocella sp. and encodes:
- a CDS encoding 50S ribosomal protein L13, with amino-acid sequence MVLINAQGLIVGRLSSIVAKMLLEGEEVTIINAEKAILSGSKASTFAEYKQTVDRGTTEKGPYYPKRPDAIIKRTIRGMLPYKAQRGKDAMARLTVYIGVPSDVQGDKAVTLEKASADRLSSFKYMELGELSKQLGSKF